One genomic window of Streptomyces sp. NBC_01276 includes the following:
- a CDS encoding LysM peptidoglycan-binding domain-containing protein, whose protein sequence is MGLFDFLKSDKNKEQEAAAKAKEQAEQQAAAGSASGGMGGKYTDAAAAPKAAAERTAAAAPPKPPTSGSAMPSPTSAAHKAVPVAPKPPLAGPPGPPVAAAPRTPPVPPPPASGPAMPSPTSAAHKAVPVSPKPASTAKKRMYTVKPGDSLSAIARRELGNEARWRELYAMNRTVVGPNPDMILPGMLLTLPQ, encoded by the coding sequence ATGGGACTCTTCGACTTCCTGAAGTCCGACAAGAACAAGGAACAAGAGGCCGCCGCGAAGGCGAAGGAGCAGGCGGAGCAGCAGGCCGCGGCGGGGTCCGCGTCCGGCGGCATGGGCGGCAAGTACACCGACGCCGCGGCGGCCCCGAAGGCGGCCGCCGAGCGGACGGCCGCGGCCGCGCCGCCCAAGCCCCCGACGTCCGGTTCGGCCATGCCCAGCCCCACGTCGGCCGCGCACAAGGCGGTACCGGTGGCACCGAAGCCGCCCCTGGCGGGCCCGCCCGGGCCGCCCGTGGCTGCCGCGCCCCGGACGCCCCCGGTGCCGCCGCCCCCGGCGTCCGGTCCGGCCATGCCCAGCCCCACCTCGGCCGCGCACAAGGCGGTACCCGTCTCGCCCAAGCCGGCGTCGACCGCCAAGAAGCGCATGTACACGGTCAAGCCGGGCGATTCGCTCTCGGCGATCGCCCGCCGCGAGCTCGGCAACGAGGCCCGGTGGCGGGAGCTCTACGCCATGAACAGGACCGTCGTCGGCCCGAACCCCGACATGATCCTGCCGGGCATGCTGCTCACCCTCCCCCAGTAG
- a CDS encoding DNA-binding protein, whose translation MDAVQQEATARARELQRSWYGEPLGALFRRLIDDLGLNQARLAAVLGLSAPMLSQLMSGQRAKIGNPAVVQRVQALQDLAGQVADGSVSAAEATDRMDEIKNTQGGSVLSNSGQTTTGSGAPTVKRVVREIQSLLRSVSAAGDIIDAADSLAPSHPELAEFLRVYGAGRTAEAVAHYEAHQN comes from the coding sequence GTGGACGCAGTACAGCAAGAGGCCACGGCCAGAGCCAGGGAGCTGCAGCGCAGTTGGTACGGGGAGCCGCTCGGCGCGCTGTTCCGACGGCTCATAGATGACCTCGGTCTGAACCAGGCCCGCCTCGCTGCCGTCCTCGGGCTGTCGGCGCCGATGCTGTCCCAGCTGATGAGCGGGCAGCGCGCCAAGATCGGTAATCCGGCCGTGGTCCAGCGGGTCCAGGCCCTCCAGGACCTCGCCGGACAGGTTGCGGACGGAAGCGTCAGCGCGGCCGAGGCGACCGACCGGATGGACGAGATCAAGAACACCCAGGGAGGCTCCGTCCTCAGCAACAGCGGTCAGACGACGACGGGTTCGGGCGCGCCCACGGTCAAGCGGGTCGTCCGGGAGATCCAGTCGCTGCTGCGATCGGTCTCCGCCGCCGGGGACATCATCGACGCGGCGGATTCCCTCGCACCCAGCCATCCGGAACTGGCAGAGTTCCTCCGGGTCTACGGCGCGGGCCGCACCGCGGAGGCGGTGGCCCACTACGAGGCCCACCAGAACTGA
- a CDS encoding peptidylprolyl isomerase has protein sequence MAEKLYATLKTNHGDIEIELLENFAPKTVRNFVELATGAREWTRPTDGQKTTAPLYDGTVFHRVISGFMIQGGDPLGNGTGGPGYRFADEFHPDLAFTKPYLLAMANAGPGTNGSQFFITVAPTAWLTRKHTIFGEVTDPASQKVVDKIAAGATNPRTERPVDDVIIQSVIVEKR, from the coding sequence GTGGCCGAGAAGCTCTACGCCACCCTGAAGACCAACCACGGCGACATCGAGATCGAGCTGCTGGAGAACTTCGCGCCCAAGACCGTCCGCAACTTCGTGGAGCTGGCCACGGGCGCCCGTGAGTGGACCCGTCCCACCGACGGCCAGAAGACCACCGCTCCGCTCTACGACGGCACCGTCTTCCACCGCGTCATCAGCGGATTCATGATCCAGGGCGGCGACCCGCTCGGCAACGGAACCGGGGGGCCTGGCTACCGGTTCGCCGACGAGTTCCACCCCGACCTGGCCTTCACCAAGCCCTACCTGCTCGCGATGGCCAACGCCGGCCCGGGCACCAACGGCTCGCAGTTCTTCATCACGGTCGCGCCCACCGCCTGGCTGACCCGCAAGCACACCATCTTCGGCGAGGTGACCGACCCCGCCAGCCAGAAGGTCGTGGACAAGATCGCGGCGGGCGCCACCAACCCGCGCACCGAGCGCCCCGTGGACGACGTGATCATTCAGTCGGTCATCGTGGAGAAGCGCTGA
- a CDS encoding DUF5324 family protein: MTRKDSVRLAAESAKDTVRHAAEVVAPYAETARDAAVHYAHEANERLAPKVSYAAGQASLHARTAYDTHLHPRMVAARAHVPPPVDRAAVQAIEQTRRAARQAADYTQPRFESAVAAATPVAEEAAARSTAALAALRGQVSAKEVHRLVRRNRRRARCHRTLRGVALVGLVAGAAFVVWKWWDRQSNPDWLVEPPAATELSRDTEAASFDDELLEKEREAQAGSNGSTGSTGSDGDERR; this comes from the coding sequence GTGACCCGCAAGGACAGCGTGCGCCTGGCCGCCGAGAGCGCCAAGGACACCGTGAGGCACGCAGCGGAAGTGGTGGCGCCGTACGCAGAGACCGCGAGGGACGCCGCCGTGCACTACGCGCACGAGGCGAACGAGCGGCTGGCGCCGAAGGTCTCGTACGCGGCCGGCCAGGCCTCGCTCCACGCGCGCACGGCCTACGACACCCACCTGCATCCCCGCATGGTGGCGGCGCGCGCCCACGTACCGCCCCCCGTCGACCGGGCGGCGGTCCAGGCGATCGAGCAGACGCGCCGCGCGGCGCGCCAGGCCGCCGACTACACGCAGCCCCGTTTCGAGAGCGCCGTGGCGGCGGCCACGCCGGTCGCCGAGGAGGCCGCGGCCCGCTCGACGGCGGCGCTGGCCGCGCTGCGGGGTCAGGTGTCGGCCAAGGAGGTGCACCGGCTGGTCCGGCGCAACCGGCGCCGGGCGCGCTGCCACCGGACGCTGCGCGGGGTCGCGCTCGTCGGCCTCGTGGCGGGCGCCGCCTTCGTGGTGTGGAAGTGGTGGGACCGGCAGTCGAACCCGGACTGGCTCGTGGAGCCCCCGGCGGCCACCGAGCTCTCCCGCGACACCGAAGCCGCCAGCTTCGACGACGAACTGCTGGAGAAGGAGCGCGAGGCCCAGGCGGGCTCGAACGGCTCGACCGGCTCGACCGGCTCCGACGGCGACGAGCGGCGCTGA
- a CDS encoding MFS transporter, with protein MPATLQAPAPTPTPAPRAPRLRSRWTALAVLSTGMLMTVLDGSIVTVAMPAIQNDLGFTPAGLSWVVNAYLIAFGSLLLLAGRLGDLIGRKRMFLAGTAVFTAASLLAGLAGSPALLIAARFLQGVGSAMASSVSLGILVTLFTGTRDRTRAIAVFSFTGAAGASLGQVLGGVLTDALDWHWIFFINLPIGIAALLAALPALPSDRGLGLRAGADALGAVLVTAGLMTGIYAVVTVETYGWTSAHTLGLGGLSLALLTAFTVRQAKARVPLMPLRILRSRTVVGANLVQMLMVAALFSFQILLALHLQRVQGYGAAETGLAMLPAALSIGAVSLGVSARLNARFGERAVLLAGLGLLTVGLGLLTRLPVHADYVTDLLPVMLLASGFGLALPALTALGMSGADERDAGLASGLFNTTQQIGMALGVAVLSTLAASRTGSLTAAGRTPAESLTGGHHLAFALGAALLLTAGAVTATLLRRPRTP; from the coding sequence ATGCCCGCCACGCTCCAGGCCCCCGCGCCCACCCCGACCCCCGCACCCCGGGCACCCCGGCTCCGCTCCCGCTGGACCGCCCTCGCCGTGCTCTCCACAGGCATGCTCATGACCGTCCTCGACGGCAGCATCGTCACCGTGGCCATGCCGGCCATCCAGAACGACCTCGGCTTCACCCCCGCCGGCCTCAGCTGGGTGGTCAACGCCTACCTGATCGCCTTCGGCAGCCTGCTGCTCCTCGCCGGCCGCCTCGGCGATCTGATCGGCCGCAAGCGGATGTTCCTGGCGGGCACCGCCGTCTTCACGGCCGCCTCGCTCCTCGCCGGCCTCGCCGGATCGCCCGCCCTGCTGATCGCCGCCCGCTTCCTCCAGGGCGTGGGCAGCGCGATGGCCTCGTCCGTCAGCCTCGGGATCCTGGTCACCCTCTTCACCGGAACCCGCGACCGCACCCGGGCGATCGCCGTCTTCTCCTTCACCGGAGCAGCCGGCGCCTCCCTGGGCCAGGTGCTGGGCGGGGTCCTCACCGACGCCCTGGACTGGCACTGGATCTTCTTCATCAACCTGCCCATCGGCATCGCCGCCCTGCTCGCCGCCCTCCCCGCGCTGCCCTCCGACCGCGGCCTCGGCCTGCGCGCCGGAGCCGACGCCCTCGGCGCGGTCCTGGTCACCGCCGGACTGATGACCGGCATCTACGCCGTCGTCACCGTCGAGACGTACGGCTGGACCTCCGCGCACACCCTCGGCCTCGGCGGCCTCTCCCTGGCCCTGCTCACCGCCTTCACCGTGCGCCAGGCCAAGGCCCGCGTCCCCCTGATGCCGCTGCGGATCCTGCGCTCCCGCACCGTGGTCGGCGCGAACCTGGTCCAGATGCTGATGGTGGCCGCGCTGTTCTCCTTCCAGATCCTGCTCGCCCTGCACCTCCAGCGCGTCCAGGGCTACGGGGCCGCGGAGACCGGTCTCGCGATGCTGCCCGCCGCCCTCTCCATCGGCGCGGTCTCGCTCGGCGTCTCGGCCCGCCTGAACGCCCGCTTCGGCGAGCGCGCCGTGCTCCTCGCGGGGCTCGGGCTGCTGACCGTCGGCCTCGGCCTGCTGACCCGGCTGCCGGTGCACGCGGACTACGTCACCGACCTGCTGCCCGTCATGCTGCTGGCGTCCGGCTTCGGCCTGGCCCTGCCCGCGCTCACCGCCCTGGGGATGTCCGGCGCCGACGAGCGGGACGCCGGCTTGGCGTCGGGCCTCTTCAACACCACCCAGCAGATCGGCATGGCCCTCGGCGTCGCCGTCCTCTCCACCCTGGCCGCTTCCCGCACCGGGTCCCTGACCGCGGCCGGCCGCACCCCGGCCGAATCGCTCACGGGCGGCCACCACCTCGCCTTCGCCCTCGGCGCCGCCCTCCTGCTGACCGCCGGCGCGGTGACGGCCACCCTCCTGCGCCGTCCCCGCACCCCCTGA
- a CDS encoding MarR family winged helix-turn-helix transcriptional regulator: protein MTAMAPNARTEPDLSFLLDHTSHVLRTRMAAALGEIGLTARMHCVLVHALEEERTQIQLAEIGDMDKTTMVVTVDALEKAGLAERRPSSTDRRARIIAVTPKGAEVAAESTRIVDRVHAEALAPLPPAGREVLLRTLRLLAEDALATPSETPRPARRARQ, encoded by the coding sequence ATGACCGCCATGGCGCCCAACGCGCGGACCGAGCCCGACCTGTCCTTCCTCCTGGACCACACCAGCCACGTCCTGCGCACCCGCATGGCCGCGGCCCTCGGGGAGATCGGGCTGACGGCCCGTATGCACTGCGTCCTCGTGCACGCCCTGGAGGAGGAACGCACCCAGATCCAGCTCGCCGAGATCGGTGACATGGACAAGACGACGATGGTGGTGACCGTCGATGCCTTGGAGAAGGCCGGCCTGGCCGAGCGGCGGCCCTCGAGCACGGACCGCAGGGCCCGGATCATCGCCGTGACCCCGAAGGGCGCCGAGGTCGCCGCCGAGAGCACCCGGATCGTCGACCGGGTGCACGCCGAGGCCCTGGCCCCGCTCCCCCCGGCCGGGCGCGAAGTTCTCCTGCGCACGCTGAGGCTGCTCGCCGAGGACGCCCTCGCGACCCCCTCGGAGACCCCCCGCCCGGCTCGCCGGGCCCGCCAGTAA
- a CDS encoding rhomboid family intramembrane serine protease, which produces MDTDRLPGCYRHPDRDTGITCTRCDRPVCPECRVSAAVGFQCVECVRGGSGTGHAPAANAPRTLAGGRVAADPQLVTKILIGINVAVLLATYAVPGLAVQLELLGRYVEYYGAPLEGISTGQYHRLLTSVFLHVEWWHIFSNMLALWVIGGPLEAALGRARYLALYLLSGLGGSALVYLLTAPNTPTLGASGAICGLLGATVVLARRMRYEMRPVLITLGLMLLITFVPLGGSLSVSWQAHIGGLVTGALVALGMLAPATGRKRILVQAVTCAAVFLVAVALVMVRTAELT; this is translated from the coding sequence ATGGACACCGACCGTCTGCCGGGCTGCTACCGCCACCCGGACCGCGACACGGGCATCACCTGCACCCGCTGCGACCGCCCGGTCTGCCCCGAGTGCAGGGTGAGCGCCGCGGTCGGCTTCCAGTGCGTGGAGTGCGTCCGCGGGGGGTCCGGCACCGGGCACGCCCCCGCGGCGAATGCCCCGCGCACCCTCGCGGGCGGCCGGGTCGCGGCCGATCCCCAGCTCGTCACCAAGATCCTGATCGGGATCAACGTGGCCGTCCTCCTGGCCACGTACGCCGTACCGGGACTGGCGGTCCAGCTGGAGCTGCTCGGCCGCTACGTCGAGTACTACGGGGCCCCGCTGGAGGGGATCTCCACGGGCCAGTACCACCGGCTGCTGACCTCGGTGTTCCTGCACGTCGAGTGGTGGCACATCTTCAGCAACATGCTGGCCCTGTGGGTGATCGGCGGCCCGCTGGAGGCAGCCCTGGGGCGGGCCCGCTACCTCGCCCTCTACCTGCTGTCGGGGCTGGGCGGCAGCGCCCTCGTCTACCTGCTGACCGCGCCGAACACGCCGACCCTCGGCGCCTCGGGCGCCATCTGCGGGCTCCTCGGCGCCACCGTGGTCCTCGCCCGCCGAATGCGCTACGAGATGCGGCCGGTGCTGATCACGCTCGGGCTGATGCTCCTGATCACCTTCGTGCCGCTGGGCGGCAGCCTGTCGGTGTCCTGGCAGGCGCACATCGGCGGCCTGGTGACCGGCGCACTGGTGGCGCTGGGCATGCTGGCTCCCGCCACCGGCAGGAAGCGCATACTGGTACAGGCGGTCACCTGCGCGGCTGTGTTCCTGGTGGCCGTGGCGCTGGTCATGGTCCGGACGGCCGAACTCACCTGA